The window TCATTAAAGCTTCTCCGCGTTTAATACGCATCCATTGGTTTAATCTCTCGCTTCCTGTAAGCCCCGAATGTAAAACCGCTGCGGAATCTTTAAAACGGTTTACGGCAGCGGTAATTACTTGATAAGTTAAGCCTATTTCGGGGACAAGATAAATTACGGACTTACCCTTTTTTATCACATTTTCGGCAGCCTGCAAAAAAACTTCGGTTTTACCTGAGCCCGTAAGTCCGTATAAATAAAAAAAACAGGCTTTATCCGCAGCGCTTATTTCGCTTATTGCTTTTTTTTGCTCTTCGGAAAGAAGAAAATTTTCTTCTTCAAATCCGCTTCCGTGTATTTTTAAGTTTTCAAAAGAAGCTTCTCTTTTACCTGAAGGCAAAATTGCGGAAAGGGCTTCGCCGAAACTGCAAATATAAAATTTGGAAATCCATGCCGCAAGTTCTATTTGGGCTTGTCCGAAAACAGGTTCTTTATCGACTACGCGGTTTATAGGTTTTATTTTATCTTCGCTTACCGGAATATTTTTAGGAAGACTCTCCGACTCGCTTATAATACAGCCTATTAAATTCCTTGAACCGAATTTAACCGCCGCTCTTTTTCCTACAAGGGATTCAAAATTGCCGTCAAGATTTTTATAAGTAAAGGTTTGATAAACGGGAAGATTAAAACTCAGCTGAAGCCACTTAGCCATTATTTAATCCTTTAAAAAGTATTTTTAATTTCATTTAATTTTGAGCGGAATAATTTTAAGTCTTCCCATGCGGGGCGCTTTAAATTTTCATCGCGTAATAAGGCGCTCGGATGATATGTAGCCATTAGAGGAATGCCGTTATATTCCAAAAAGCGCCCGTGCATTTTTCCGATACCGTCCGAAATATGCAATAAATTTTGCAAAGCCACTCTTCCCACCACCAAAATCGCCTTAGGTTTAATAATAGCAATCTGTCCGTCTAAAAAACCGCGGCAGGCGGCAGTTTCATCCGGAAGGGGGTCTCTGTTATTCGGCGGACGGCACTTTACTACATTCGTTATGTAGCAATTATGAGTACGGAATAGTTGAATTGCAGCAAGCATTTTATCCAAAAGCTGCCCCGCCCTGCCTACAAAGGGACGCCCTTGAGTATCTTCATCAGCTCCGGGCCCTTCGCCTATAACCATAACTTCTATTTTTTCATTAAGCTGCGAAAAAGCGTTTTGCCCTTCCGCATTTGAATAAAGCCCTCCTTGAAAATTTTCAGGGCCTTCTCCCGGCACGGTATTTTTACGCCTTTCGCAAAGACGGCAAGCTCTGCAAACGGAAATTTCTTTATAAATTCTTAAAAGACTTAATGCCTGATTTTCAGGCTCCTTCTTATACGGCATCTCATTATCGGCGGAAAAAAAGACATCTCCGACGGCTTCCTTAGAAGCCTTTTCCGAAACGCCGCTGTGCCCCGGAATCCGAACCGTATCTTTTTGAGTTTTTACGGGCTGTATAATAGGCTCTTCCGGTTTTGTAAAATCATCCGAAAAAACAGGTTCGATTTCTTCCGTTTTAAACCCTGAAATATAAGCCGATGCAGTGAGAAAAAATTTATAAAGAGTTTTTTTATCTTCCGCTTTCATAAAATAAAATTATAAGCTTTATTCCTGCGGTTTAACTTCCTGTTTTCCCTGCAATTCGCGCAAGGCTTTTAAGGTTTCCGCAGCGTCATTCCGTGCTACCGCTAAAAAATCTATTAAAGTCGGATATTGTTTTAAAAGTTCTCCCCAGTTTTTCAGCTCTTCCATTCGGAACCTTTGCAAGGCCGATTTTTTTCCTTCCGCGGTTGTAAGCTCCGCAAGCATTTCAGCCTGTTTTTTTTCGTAATTTATATATGCGGAACGCATAGCCGCATAAAGAGATAAATCGGGCATAACAAAACCTGAGGAAAGCCGTACGGTATTAACTATAATTTCATCACCGAGCTTTTTTTGAAGCTCATTTGAAATTTTAGTTTGAAATGCACCGTACTGAAGTTTTACTTTTTCATATTCTTCGGTATTTTGAATAAAATATTCGATAAATTCATTAGCCGTCTTTTGTGCAGCTTCTTCGATTTTTCCTTTAAGGTATGAATCCAAATCGGATTGAAGTTTTATATTTGCATTTTTTACAAGAGGGATTAAACTTTTAGGGTTAACGGAAGCGGAAACGGTAAGCCCCCATGCCCAACGGAAATCGTGTTTTTGCTCCATAATTACGGAAAATTTTTCGCTTGAAGGTAATGCCCCTTCAGTTTTATATTCGATTTCAAGCGGAGTCAAATTAAATATAAGTATCTCCGCATTTGTAGGAACAAGCCGCTCCCAGCGCCATGTAAACTCTCCGGGCATTATCGGCTTATTATAATAGCCGCCGGACTTTGAAAGCATAACTCCGTAGCTTCCGGCGGGAACGGCAAATTGCATCCAACCGAAAAAAAATGCCGTACCTCCTAAGATACCGAAAATAAAAAGCCAAATAAAAAACTTACAGATTCCTTTTTTCATAAATGTATAATAGCATAATCGCAAGCGTTTTTCAAGGGAGTGTAATAAAGTTTAAAACCTTCCGATTTAAAAATAAGCGGAAGAAAAATAAACATTACAAATTTCAGAACAATCCATATGCATTTACATATCTACATTTAGTGAATATTTTCTATATTTAAAATATTCCACTGCAAGACATTTTTGCTTATAGGCATCTGTTTATTTATGAGTTTAGACAGGCTTAAATTTTTGTTTTATTGTAAATATAAATTCGGTTTTATATATAAAATTATCACAAAAAACATTTTGATATAACTTAACTCAATGCGATTTATTTAATTTATAAATTAACACAAGTTAAATTACAGCCGATTATTTTTCATATACCGG is drawn from Treponema pedis and contains these coding sequences:
- a CDS encoding uracil-DNA glycosylase: MKAEDKKTLYKFFLTASAYISGFKTEEIEPVFSDDFTKPEEPIIQPVKTQKDTVRIPGHSGVSEKASKEAVGDVFFSADNEMPYKKEPENQALSLLRIYKEISVCRACRLCERRKNTVPGEGPENFQGGLYSNAEGQNAFSQLNEKIEVMVIGEGPGADEDTQGRPFVGRAGQLLDKMLAAIQLFRTHNCYITNVVKCRPPNNRDPLPDETAACRGFLDGQIAIIKPKAILVVGRVALQNLLHISDGIGKMHGRFLEYNGIPLMATYHPSALLRDENLKRPAWEDLKLFRSKLNEIKNTF